GATTGTACTGTTAAGTCCGGCATGTAAAGTCTTTGTGTGAGCATCCATTACGATTAAGGACGTAAGACTGTGGTGTGTTGGCAATAACAACGGATATTTAGTACTCTCCTTAACAGGTGCGTTTTGTATTCTCCCGGTACAACGTAGTAATCCGCTTTTGTCTGTATAAAGTTTAAGTTGTCGAACAAGTTGCACTTTTTTCTGTGAAGATGAATTCAAGCTTTCAATTTCATCCTTAAATGTTTGCTGTTGTGCTGCTACTATTAGAACTTCTAATGCTTTACATCGCTCCTCAACACTGATAAATCCGATTGACCGTTTATCTTTTGAATTCCGTATATTCTGTATAAAACGCATGACGTATGCTGTTACTCTAATTGCTTTTTCTAAAGAGCTGTATCGTTGTATATCTATACATGAAATTGTCTGTGTTAAAGCATTTGTACTTTCATCGTCTGTTTTTTCATCGCTAACAGTTATCATCGTGCTGCATTCTTCAATTTTCCTCGTCCATGTCGGCCAATTCTCACGATTTAAAATCCATTGTGGACCGTTCATCCATAAGCTGTTGTTATAAAGTTGTTTAGCATAAATTCCGCGAGTTAGGTAATCAGCTGGATTGTCATCTGTTGGACAATAATTCCATTCAGCATTCtctgttaattttcttatttctttaagTCGATTTGCTACGAACGGTTTTAAGATTTTTGACGATTTAATCCAACTCAAAACAATTTGACTATCGCTCCACATATACACATGTTCTGTTGTTATGACTTTAAGAAGATGCGTTGCTAATCTGGCGCCGATAAGCGCGCCCATAAGTTCTAAACGTGGTAATGAAATCGGTTTTACGGGTACTactctatttttagccatgacgagGATCGATGAATTTGCTGTAACTAAGTAAGCACAAGCTCCGTATGCTAACTGACTGGCGTCTGTGAAAATATGTAGTGACGTTTTCTCGTTAATTACTCCTTCCGTTAACATTCGTGGAAATACTATTTTGGTAGCCTCCTCGATATCTAAAGCTATTACCTGCCATTTACTTCTCAGTTCGTCGGACAAACATTCATCCCAATCCAACTTTGCCTTCCATAAAGTTTGCATAAACAGCTTAGCTTTCACCGTAATTGGCGTGATTAATCCAAGGGGGTCGAAAATTCTAGATGATGTGCGCAAAACCTCACGCTTTGTTGTCATTTTTTCCTTTTCCATAAATTCAATCTGTTGAAATTTCAAATCGTCGGATTCCCTATCCCATCTCATGCCTAAAATTTTGACTATGTCGTCATTGTCGCCGATCTTGTCTCGTCCTGCGATGTTCTGTAATTCCGTACTATTAGAATTCCAAGACCGTAAGTTGAATCCTGCCTCTGACAATAATTTTCTTGACTCCGTGTAGAATCTCAAAAGTGACTGTTTATCTGTAAAACTGGTCAGAACGTTATCCACGTATACATTTCTCTGTAATTCTGTTGATGTAGTTGACGGATTGTCTCTAAAATGTTTCATTAGCGTGGCGCTTAACATGAATGGCGAACAGGTGGCGCCGAAAAGTACAACCTTAAACCGGTAAGTAATCAAACGGCTTTCTGTGTCCATGGGATTCTCTAACCAATAAAATCTTGTGACATCTCTGTCATTAACATCTAATTCAATATGCAAAAATGCTTTTTCAATATCTGCTGTAACTGCATATTTGTACATTCTAAAGCGTACTAATATCTCCGTCAAATCAGTCATAATTGGTGGATATGTTGCTAGGCAATCGTTAAGACAAGGACTACTTTCATTTGCTCTACAACTACAGTTATATACTATGCGTATCGGGGTGGTGACTGAATCCTTTTTTACGGGATGATGCGGAATGTAATGAACCTTGTTTCTGCATGTACTTTCATCACATACCTTTTCAATGAATCCTCTTTGTTCTTGGTCTGTAATTATCTCACCATACTTTCGGAACATCTCGGGATCCTTCTTAAGGCGACGAATAACGCTTTCCGTTCTGCGTTTTGCGATGTCTTCATTTGTCGGTAGTTCTGGCGCATTCTCTCTCCATGGTAATTTCGTAATATACTTATCATTTTTCTTCGTAATAGAGGTTTGTAAGTAATTTTCAATTGATTCAGCTAGGTCTGGATCATTTTGTTCTTTAGCGTCAATTCCCAACGATTCAAGCTTCCAAAATTTTTCAAGATCGCACTCTTCTTGTTTGTGACATACTAGTATATTCATCATTGAGAAAGATGCATTACTGGTTCTTGTAGGGACAGGACCGGAAAGTAAATATCCAATTTTCGAGCTAACTGCAGTTGGACCGTTTCCACGCACTATTTTGTCTTGAACTATGTCCCAGTAGAAATCACCTCCAATTAATAAGGATATTTCAAATTGCTCTCCATCCATGACTGGGTGTGCTAATTGTAGACCACGTAAATATGAAAACTTCTGCGTCATTCCTATGTTGTGAGTTTGAAGTGGTGAAGCAATGGTTGGTACAATTAAAACTTTAATCGGGATTAAATCTCCTTCTGTAGACTtaagattaattgttgttttgtcAAGATTTCTCACCTTTTTTGTAGTACTTCCAAATGTAGCTATACTTAATGTTTCAGACCCTTCTTTTTTAATGTCCAATTTAGCTGCTAGTTCTTCGGTTATAAACGAACGCTGAGCTCCCTCGTCAAAGAGTATTCTTGcatctatacatgtatttttgtgaACGACTGGACTGAATGCGGTTTTCAGTAAAACAGTGGACCTTTCTTCGCTAGCGGTATACAACATAGAAGTTTCTGTGTCTACTTTATTTTGCGATTGTTCAGTTTCAATAGGATGTTTATTTGAGTACAAGTTCTGTTTACATAATGAAGAGTGATGCTTCCGGTGGCAACACTTACACGTATTCTTGGATTTGCAATCTGCTATTTTATGCTTACCTAAACAATTAAAGCATAACCTCTTTTCTTTTATAATGGCTACTCTTTTATCGTGATCTATGACATCTTTACATTCGTTAGGCCAGTGGTTTCCGTCACAATATGTGCATTGTTTCTTCCGATTCGAGTTGAATGATTTGTCTGTTGTGTTTATCGGACGGGTTTTATCTGTAGTTACTCGTTTAACGCCTGTTATGAAATTTGCGCTAGGTGTTGCGGTTGAATACGTCTGTGTATAATCTCCGTATCCGGACTCTTGAATAGAAATCTCTTTACCTATTGCGTTTCGAAGCGATTGAATATTCCAACTGTCGCTCCCGTTTTCTCGTGTTATATTTTTTCGTACTTCATGCGGTAACTTACCGAGAATCACTGGTATCAATAGCGATCCGTACATGTCCTGACATTGTCCGAGAGACTCTAGACCCCGTATGTAGGCTTCCGATTTGTCATGAAATGTTCTCAAACTTTCTAATGTATCATGTGGTGCGGGTATATCAAGTAGTGCTCTCATATATGCATTAATGATTTTATGTGGTTGCCCATAGCGGTTTCTCAATAATTCAATTGCTTTGTGGTAGTTTGGATTTGTcatggtcaatcctgaaattaCGTTTGCAGCTTCAAATTGAAGCAATGAGTTCAAGTACGAAAATTTCTGAATGTCAGTTAATGTGTGATTGTGATGAATCGTGGTTTCGTATGAATCCCAGAAATATTGCCATTGTAAAATGTCTCCATTAAAATTGGGAAGAGATAGCTTTGGTAGGCGATGGTTATTACTTGAGGTCGAACTTGACTGAGATAACTGCTGACTTGTGTGAGTAAATGGGTTTGTGTACGGAACAAACTCTGGTGCGCTTGAATCTAGTATCGAAGATGCTGCTTTTGGTACGGGTTTTaagaactttttaaattttcGAATTTTACCCTCTAAATCTAAATAATACTCATCTGTTTCAAGAATTTCATTTGTTATATCTTCTGATTCGACTGCATTTAATATCTGTTCGTCTATTGAGGCTAACGTCTTCTTTTTCTTCTCAATTGCTTCGAGCAATGTTGATACTTCCTCCGTGTCTATTTGTGAATCTCCGATGGCTTCCTCcagttttttaaaaacttttgttactGCTGCTTTGTTCCCCGCTCTCAAGGATTTTAATCGGCTGATGTCCATTCTCTCCGTTTGAAGTCACGGCACCAATGTAGATTATTGCGTTGCGTTGTGTATTTTATCGTAAGTTATCTAAGGCGTTAAAGATAGAACTACGTCTGCCATTAtacgtttctattcaatacaacataaagtatAACAATTACGCGACGTCACAAAGATAGCGGCCGTACCGCAAAAAGGTACGTTAATATTAGCGCAATTCTTAACAAGGCTACACTCAGCcttttactttttaaagaagaCATATACCTAGTTATTAAAACCCAAatgcattggtattatttttcATTCCTAGTCGATTGCCAAGAGTGCAAGCTCCTATACTTACCTGGTGGTTTACAGGTCAAACTGATTTAAAAAATGAAGACATTGATTCTGCAGGTCTTAATTTTTATCTGATTGACAAGAGTTTGAGTATAATATCCTTGTTTGGAAGTTGAAAAGGCAAGGGATTGGAAAACTGCGAAGTCTTGAATTATGTAGTACTTATTTGTTGGGTTTTAAATTACCTTGGGTGTCAGGGCCTTAAAATTGCCTTTGACAATTAACAAGGTAATCAATGGTGTAAAATCACATGTAACAATATATCAGttacattttggcaaagtatcaaaataatttataaatatgtaaaaactcTCCAATGATACAAGGTTTATAATTTTGCTAAATAAAGtaggaagttgaagagcattgagaacccccAAGAgccatggaaatattttttttctagtgAAGAAAATCCACAAGGTTTATAATTTTGCTAAATCaggttcgaagttgaagagcattaagtaTCCCAAGTgccaagaaaatatttgtttctttggAAGAAAATCTGTTGTATTTCGACAAATCAAAGTTTCGACA
This sequence is a window from Mytilus edulis chromosome 1, xbMytEdul2.2, whole genome shotgun sequence. Protein-coding genes within it:
- the LOC139513580 gene encoding uncharacterized protein → MDISRLKSLRAGNKAAVTKVFKKLEEAIGDSQIDTEEVSTLLEAIEKKKKTLASIDEQILNAVESEDITNEILETDEYYLDLEGKIRKFKKFLKPVPKAASSILDSSAPEFVPYTNPFTHTSQQLSQSSSTSSNNHRLPKLSLPNFNGDILQWQYFWDSYETTIHHNHTLTDIQKFSYLNSLLQFEAANVISGLTMTNPNYHKAIELLRNRYGQPHKIINAYMRALLDIPAPHDTLESLRTFHDKSEAYIRGLESLGQCQDMYGSLLIPVILGKLPHEVRKNITRENGSDSWNIQSLRNAIGKEISIQESGYGDYTQTYSTATPSANFITGVKRVTTDKTRPINTTDKSFNSNRKKQCTYCDGNHWPNECKDVIDHDKRVAIIKEKRLCFNCLGKHKIADCKSKNTCKCCHRKHHSSLCKQNLYSNKHPIETEQSQNKVDTETSMLYTASEERSTVLLKTAFSPVVHKNTCIDARILFDEGAQRSFITEELAAKLDIKKEGSETLSIATFGSTTKKVRNLDKTTINLKSTEGDLIPIKVLIVPTIASPLQTHNIGMTQKFSYLRGLQLAHPVMDGEQFEISLLIGGDFYWDIVQDKIVRGNGPTAVSSKIGYLLSGPVPTRTSNASFSMMNILVCHKQEECDLEKFWKLESLGIDAKEQNDPDLAESIENYLQTSITKKNDKYITKLPWRENAPELPTNEDIAKRRTESVIRRLKKDPEMFRKYGEIITDQEQRGFIEKVCDESTCRNKVHYIPHHPVKKDSVTTPIRIVYNCSCRANESSPCLNDCLATYPPIMTDLTEILVRFRMYKYAVTADIEKAFLHIELDVNDRDVTRFYWLENPMDTESRLITYRFKVVLFGATCSPFMLSATLMKHFRDNPSTTSTELQRNVYVDNVLTSFTDKQSLLRFYTESRKLLSEAGFNLRSWNSNSTELQNIAGRDKIGDNDDIVKILGMRWDRESDDLKFQQIEFMEKEKMTTKREVLRTSSRIFDPLGLITPITVKAKLFMQTLWKAKLDWDECLSDELRSKWQVIALDIEEATKIVFPRMLTEGVINEKTSLHIFTDASQLAYGACAYLVTANSSILVMAKNRVVPVKPISLPRLELMGALIGARLATHLLKVITTEHVYMWSDSQIVLSWIKSSKILKPFVANRLKEIRKLTENAEWNYCPTDDNPADYLTRGIYAKQLYNNSLWMNGPQWILNRENWPTWTRKIEECSTMITVSDEKTDDESTNALTQTISCIDIQRYSSLEKAIRVTAYVMRFIQNIRNSKDKRSIGFISVEERCKALEVLIVAAQQQTFKDEIESLNSSSQKKVQLVRQLKLYTDKSGLLRCTGRIQNAPVKESTKYPLLLPTHHSLTSLIVMDAHTKTLHAGLNSTIAYIQQNYWIPRIRQCVKSQIRKCVQCLKISGMPYSAPDPPPLPKDRVNYDYPFSVTGVDFTGALYTKGKHNELSKTYICLFTCAATRAIHLEIVTDLTEESFILAFKRFVARRSTPRIMLSDNATTFKAAAEKITRSNKDNRIQEKLADQGTEWNFIPNQAPWFGGFWERLIGLTKKSIKAILGKSCVSTEMLNTIVIEIEGTLNNRPITHISTDIKDPEPLTPAHLLYGRRLDNQSEQNIDSVTSEDLHVKLNKNLQRNNELINHFRSRWKHEYLTSLREFHRTSGRNEQTIQIGDIVQVHNDTNRIMWKLAVVQDLVRGKDGLIRSAVIKTDTGITNRPIVKLYPLEIRSTHDDSE